In a genomic window of Vespula vulgaris chromosome 13, iyVesVulg1.1, whole genome shotgun sequence:
- the LOC127068438 gene encoding protein N-terminal asparagine amidohydrolase isoform X2 → MVLVVNGVLQEDVPTDSRSLYVSHPVYRETAAQLHSMPAKLVGPVGLLYVQQREMAATLPHDKNVSILGSDDMTTCIIVVVRHSGSGAAALAHLDGAGTEDAAAAMVQRVTELAIGFPEGRLELQLVGGYSDPRNYSEELFYNILSAFHKQPVEIDLTLCCVGELNTTVRAGIHWPVIYGIGLNVKTGEIFPATFPDKGPDQPLRCARQLTGGQQVLDVYDCTLGLLRIGPFNYDPLRGVDLWLAQSDQFILQHLSTSPEVELPHFVSQVRATLKYIQDNQFPAVTVFRDNRPHYYRRDEATGVWQPIRY, encoded by the exons ATGGTGTTGGTTGTAAACGGGGTCCTTCAGGAAGATGTCCCGACGGACAGCAGGTCCTTGTATGTGTCACACCCCGTATATCGTGAGACCGCCGCGCAACTTCACTCAATGCCGGCTAAATTAGTGGGCCCGGTCGGCCTTTTATACGTCCAACAACGAGAAATGGCCGCCACTTTGCCACACGATA AGAACGTGAGCATCCTCGGCTCGGACGACATGACTACGTGCATAATCGTCGTCGTGAGGCATTCCG gaTCGGGTGCAGCAGCCTTGGCACACCTGGACGGTGCAGGTACAGAAGATGCCGCAGCCGCGATGGTTCAAAGGGTGACAGAATTAGCTATTGGCTTTCCGGAAGGTCGTTTAGAACTTCAGCTAGTCGGCGGTTATTCCGATCCAAGAAATTACTCCGAGgaattgttttataatattctct CTGCCTTTCACAAACAACCCGTCGAAATCGACCTAACGTTGTGCTGTGTCGGTGAATTGAACACAACCGTAAGAGCTGGCATCCATTGGCCTGTGATCTATGGTATCGGATTGAACGTGAAGACCGGCGAGATCTTCCCTGCGACCTTCCCTGACAAGGGCCCCGATCAGCCGCTCAGGTGTGCCAGACAGTTAACCGGAGGTCAACAG GTACTCGATGTGTACGACTGCACACTTGGATTACTTAGAATCGGTCCCTTTAATTACGATCCCTTAAGAGGCGTCGACCTCTGGCTAGCTCAATCCGATCAATTCATCCTTCAACACTTGTCGACGTCACCAGAAGTCGAACTTCCTCATTTCGTGTCACAg gtacGAGCAACGCTTAAATATATCCAGGACAATCAATTTCCGGCGGTTACCGTCTTTCGAGATAATAGGCctcattattatcgtcgagACGAAGCAACCGGAGTCTGGCAACCGATACGATACTAA
- the LOC127068438 gene encoding protein N-terminal asparagine amidohydrolase isoform X1 — MKRVRIRKKRSVKFFIVVVVIERKGRKKERNRMVLVVNGVLQEDVPTDSRSLYVSHPVYRETAAQLHSMPAKLVGPVGLLYVQQREMAATLPHDKNVSILGSDDMTTCIIVVVRHSGSGAAALAHLDGAGTEDAAAAMVQRVTELAIGFPEGRLELQLVGGYSDPRNYSEELFYNILSAFHKQPVEIDLTLCCVGELNTTVRAGIHWPVIYGIGLNVKTGEIFPATFPDKGPDQPLRCARQLTGGQQVLDVYDCTLGLLRIGPFNYDPLRGVDLWLAQSDQFILQHLSTSPEVELPHFVSQVRATLKYIQDNQFPAVTVFRDNRPHYYRRDEATGVWQPIRY, encoded by the exons AATGGTGTTGGTTGTAAACGGGGTCCTTCAGGAAGATGTCCCGACGGACAGCAGGTCCTTGTATGTGTCACACCCCGTATATCGTGAGACCGCCGCGCAACTTCACTCAATGCCGGCTAAATTAGTGGGCCCGGTCGGCCTTTTATACGTCCAACAACGAGAAATGGCCGCCACTTTGCCACACGATA AGAACGTGAGCATCCTCGGCTCGGACGACATGACTACGTGCATAATCGTCGTCGTGAGGCATTCCG gaTCGGGTGCAGCAGCCTTGGCACACCTGGACGGTGCAGGTACAGAAGATGCCGCAGCCGCGATGGTTCAAAGGGTGACAGAATTAGCTATTGGCTTTCCGGAAGGTCGTTTAGAACTTCAGCTAGTCGGCGGTTATTCCGATCCAAGAAATTACTCCGAGgaattgttttataatattctct CTGCCTTTCACAAACAACCCGTCGAAATCGACCTAACGTTGTGCTGTGTCGGTGAATTGAACACAACCGTAAGAGCTGGCATCCATTGGCCTGTGATCTATGGTATCGGATTGAACGTGAAGACCGGCGAGATCTTCCCTGCGACCTTCCCTGACAAGGGCCCCGATCAGCCGCTCAGGTGTGCCAGACAGTTAACCGGAGGTCAACAG GTACTCGATGTGTACGACTGCACACTTGGATTACTTAGAATCGGTCCCTTTAATTACGATCCCTTAAGAGGCGTCGACCTCTGGCTAGCTCAATCCGATCAATTCATCCTTCAACACTTGTCGACGTCACCAGAAGTCGAACTTCCTCATTTCGTGTCACAg gtacGAGCAACGCTTAAATATATCCAGGACAATCAATTTCCGGCGGTTACCGTCTTTCGAGATAATAGGCctcattattatcgtcgagACGAAGCAACCGGAGTCTGGCAACCGATACGATACTAA